One genomic region from Streptomyces sp. NBC_01304 encodes:
- a CDS encoding YceI family protein: protein MGIFGRKNDTADTAAVRDVNPELAALTGDYTIDPAHTAIGFTARHAMVTNVKGGFLGFEGSLHLDGADPAKSTASIDVKMDSIDTANGDRDGHLKSADFFDVEQFPEMTFRSTGAEALGGDDYRLTGDLTIKGVTKPVAIDLEFNGAATDPFGNERVGFEGKAEILRSDWGLTYNAVLETGGVLVSDKIKLVLDVSAIRNAA from the coding sequence ATGGGCATCTTCGGCCGCAAGAACGACACCGCCGATACCGCCGCCGTGCGCGACGTGAACCCCGAGCTCGCCGCGCTCACCGGTGACTACACGATCGACCCGGCGCACACCGCGATCGGCTTCACGGCCCGGCACGCCATGGTCACCAACGTCAAGGGCGGCTTCCTCGGCTTCGAGGGCTCGCTGCACCTGGACGGTGCCGACCCCGCCAAGTCCACCGCTTCGATCGACGTCAAGATGGACAGCATCGACACCGCCAACGGCGACCGCGACGGTCACCTCAAGAGCGCCGACTTCTTCGACGTCGAGCAGTTCCCGGAGATGACGTTCCGCTCGACCGGGGCCGAGGCCCTGGGCGGCGACGACTACCGCCTCACCGGCGACCTGACCATCAAGGGCGTCACCAAGCCGGTAGCCATCGACCTGGAGTTCAACGGTGCCGCCACGGACCCGTTCGGCAACGAGCGCGTCGGCTTCGAGGGCAAGGCCGAGATCCTGCGCTCCGACTGGGGCCTGACCTACAACGCCGTGCTGGAGACGGGCGGCGTGCTGGTCTCCGACAAGATCAAGCTGGTCCTCGACGTCTCGGCGATCCGCAACGCCGCGTGA
- a CDS encoding sensor histidine kinase, with protein sequence MQDHQRSAPQSAFPLPTDAQQYARWSRVGRLLGSRTGDWIAIALVFLLSLPRVLIRPDDPGWNPWLSWPLAVSALGTLSLLMRRKWPEVPAVAGLIVLALTSDDALLRFGLYAVGRYRRLRYATWFAIGVVFVRLVIVVFIVDKHSDAAVWELLVVTFRYSLMSVLGPASAGAVVRVFRVGELLASFRARLDREEALAKGEAAAEHRAEQERRRIARDAHDHVGHEVTLMVLQANLLSAHAPDDRTREAAEGLVERGQRAIHELHNIVATLKDPEERAASPSDVRRIERLVEDVRRSGAPVRLDQRDFGKGLLPPAVAEFCFRVAQEGLTNAVKHAPCADIVVTMASDDTSARVSVRNAAPPVEPGPHAVSGGNGLEGLAELARRLGGELTGGATADGGFEVRATVPRRTPG encoded by the coding sequence ATGCAAGATCATCAGCGCAGCGCGCCGCAGAGCGCCTTTCCGCTGCCCACCGACGCTCAGCAGTACGCCCGCTGGTCACGCGTCGGACGGCTCCTCGGCTCGCGTACCGGGGACTGGATCGCGATCGCGCTGGTCTTTCTGCTCAGCCTGCCCAGGGTGCTGATCCGGCCCGACGACCCGGGCTGGAATCCATGGCTCAGCTGGCCGCTCGCGGTCTCGGCGCTCGGCACGCTCTCGCTGCTCATGCGGCGCAAGTGGCCGGAGGTGCCGGCGGTCGCCGGGCTGATCGTCCTCGCGCTGACCTCGGACGACGCGCTGCTGCGCTTCGGGCTCTATGCGGTGGGCCGCTACCGGCGACTGCGCTACGCGACCTGGTTCGCGATCGGGGTGGTCTTCGTCCGCCTCGTGATCGTCGTCTTCATCGTCGACAAACACTCGGACGCCGCCGTCTGGGAGCTGTTGGTCGTCACCTTCCGGTATTCGCTGATGAGCGTCCTCGGCCCCGCCTCCGCCGGCGCCGTGGTCCGGGTGTTCCGCGTCGGCGAGCTGCTCGCCTCGTTCCGGGCCCGGCTCGACCGCGAGGAGGCCCTGGCCAAGGGCGAGGCCGCGGCCGAGCACCGGGCCGAGCAGGAGCGCCGCCGGATCGCGCGGGATGCGCACGACCACGTCGGGCACGAGGTGACCCTGATGGTCCTGCAGGCCAATCTGCTGTCCGCGCACGCACCCGACGACAGGACACGGGAGGCCGCCGAGGGCCTGGTGGAGCGCGGCCAGCGGGCCATTCATGAGCTGCACAACATCGTGGCCACCCTCAAGGACCCCGAGGAGCGGGCCGCGTCGCCGTCCGACGTGCGGCGCATCGAGCGCCTGGTGGAGGACGTACGGCGCAGCGGTGCGCCCGTACGACTGGATCAGCGGGACTTCGGAAAGGGCCTGCTGCCGCCCGCGGTGGCCGAGTTCTGCTTCCGGGTGGCCCAGGAGGGGCTGACCAACGCGGTCAAGCACGCGCCCTGCGCGGACATCGTCGTCACGATGGCCTCCGACGACACCTCGGCCCGGGTCTCCGTCCGCAACGCGGCGCCACCCGTCGAGCCCGGCCCTCACGCGGTGAGCGGCGGCAACGGTCTCGAGGGCCTGGCCGAGCTGGCGCGGCGGCTCGGCGGCGAACTGACCGGCGGCGCGACGGCGGACGGCGGGTTCGAGGTGCGGGCGACGGTGCCGCGCAGGACGCCCGGGTGA
- a CDS encoding response regulator transcription factor yields MPVNVLLVDDEPLVRAGIKALFDTTDEIRVVGEAGDGTEVVDLAARLRPDVVVMDVNMPKVSGITAARRLQDLSPRPRIMMLTALGDDEKVVAAFRAGADGFALKSARTGELIRSVLAVAEGDPVVPPEIMRLMIRRTVEQDTPEVAAARERVSGLGGRERQVLALLGSGANNARIAEALFMAEGTVKAYVSRVLAELHVENRTQAALLAHQIGLTPKDGADAAGAEPRPTV; encoded by the coding sequence ATGCCGGTCAATGTGCTGCTGGTGGATGACGAGCCGCTGGTCAGGGCCGGGATCAAGGCGTTGTTCGACACCACGGACGAGATCCGGGTGGTGGGCGAGGCGGGCGACGGGACCGAGGTGGTCGACCTCGCGGCGCGGCTGCGGCCCGATGTGGTCGTCATGGACGTCAACATGCCCAAGGTCTCGGGCATCACCGCCGCCCGCCGCCTGCAGGACCTCTCTCCCCGGCCCCGCATCATGATGCTGACGGCGCTCGGCGACGACGAGAAGGTGGTCGCGGCGTTCCGGGCCGGGGCGGACGGCTTCGCCCTGAAGAGTGCGCGTACCGGCGAGCTGATCCGGTCGGTGCTCGCGGTCGCCGAGGGCGATCCCGTGGTGCCGCCGGAGATCATGCGGCTGATGATCCGGCGGACCGTGGAGCAGGACACCCCCGAGGTGGCCGCGGCCAGGGAGCGCGTGAGCGGGCTCGGCGGGCGGGAGCGGCAGGTCCTCGCGCTGCTCGGCAGCGGGGCGAACAACGCGCGGATCGCCGAGGCCCTGTTCATGGCCGAGGGGACCGTCAAGGCCTATGTGTCGCGGGTGCTCGCCGAGCTGCACGTGGAGAACCGGACGCAGGCCGCCCTGCTCGCCCACCAGATCGGGCTCACGCCGAAGGACGGGGCGGACGCGGCGGGTGCCGAGCCGCGGCCGACGGTCTGA
- a CDS encoding UDP-N-acetylglucosamine 2-epimerase, whose amino-acid sequence MPRTAPTPCTPRPAPRPANLPRLAGRIAFVLGTRSEVTRLAPVLHQLGDAAAVVHTAAHHDPLFGADLLAEWGLGGPDVALAAGGPGRSERLGRILTALSDAFAEHRPAAIVVLGGGTSAAAGALAAHGAGIPLIHVGAGARSHNRGEASEHRRVIADRLADVLCAATPENVTQLIDEDYEPHRIVLTGSATVEAVARRLPPPARTAELIDVLALPRDRYVLAALDSPANTWHPERLSAALTSLGDAQDGGCPVVLALQPRTRDAVVRHGLGPLLARLRVVDAPDERSFLALASRAALLVTDSGTVQETATVLGRPHLVVRTSTELPESLGEFAELTAPEELASAVRRHLARLPEALDRLAEVASPFGDGLAAERIAEVALAAASRGGEAVPPRRVLPGPDTVAGRGHDAVPDAVIDALISA is encoded by the coding sequence ATGCCCCGCACCGCCCCCACCCCCTGCACCCCCCGCCCCGCCCCGCGCCCCGCGAACCTCCCCCGCCTGGCCGGCCGTATCGCCTTCGTCCTCGGCACCCGCTCCGAGGTCACCCGGCTCGCGCCCGTCCTGCACCAGCTCGGCGACGCCGCCGCGGTCGTGCACACCGCGGCGCACCACGACCCGCTGTTCGGCGCCGACCTGCTGGCCGAGTGGGGTCTGGGCGGACCGGACGTGGCGCTGGCGGCGGGCGGGCCGGGCCGCAGCGAGCGGCTCGGCCGGATCCTCACCGCACTGAGCGACGCCTTCGCCGAGCACCGGCCCGCCGCGATCGTCGTCCTCGGCGGCGGCACCTCCGCCGCGGCGGGGGCCCTCGCCGCGCACGGCGCCGGGATACCCCTGATCCATGTGGGGGCCGGGGCGCGCAGCCACAACCGGGGGGAAGCGAGCGAGCACCGCCGGGTCATCGCCGACCGGCTGGCCGACGTGCTGTGCGCGGCGACGCCGGAGAACGTGACCCAGCTGATCGACGAGGACTACGAGCCGCACCGCATCGTGCTGACGGGCTCCGCCACCGTCGAGGCCGTCGCGCGCCGGCTGCCGCCGCCCGCGCGGACCGCCGAGCTCATCGACGTGCTCGCCCTGCCGCGCGACCGCTATGTCCTCGCCGCCCTCGACAGCCCCGCGAACACCTGGCATCCCGAGCGGCTGAGCGCCGCGCTCACCTCGCTCGGCGACGCACAGGACGGCGGCTGCCCGGTCGTGCTCGCGCTGCAGCCGCGCACCCGGGACGCCGTCGTCCGGCACGGACTCGGGCCGCTGCTCGCCCGGCTGCGGGTCGTGGACGCGCCGGACGAGCGGTCGTTCCTCGCGCTGGCGAGCCGGGCGGCGCTCCTGGTGACCGACTCGGGCACCGTGCAGGAGACGGCCACCGTGCTCGGGCGGCCGCATCTGGTGGTGCGTACGAGCACCGAACTGCCGGAATCCCTGGGCGAGTTCGCGGAGCTGACGGCACCCGAGGAACTGGCTTCCGCGGTACGCCGCCACCTCGCGCGGCTGCCCGAGGCGCTGGACCGGCTCGCCGAGGTGGCCTCGCCCTTCGGCGACGGGCTCGCCGCCGAGCGCATCGCCGAGGTCGCGCTCGCGGCGGCGTCGCGCGGGGGCGAGGCGGTGCCGCCACGGCGGGTGCTGCCGGGCCCGGACACCGTGGCCGGCCGGGGGCATGACGCGGTGCCGGACGCCGTGATCGACGCCCTGATCAGCGCGTGA